TTTTAAGGATGAGGATCAGGGTCGCCAGCAGGCGGTATATCGCCACTAAAATTTCAGTCAATTTTTCTATACGATCTATTAATGTATGTAAGAATACACTTAGGTTCATGGTCTATGGATTTAAGACCATCGACGTACAGGTAGGGTTATTTCCATGGACAAAGAAAAATCAGTTCTATTTCAAGGTCTGCCAAGCCCTGCGAAATAAAGGAAAATACCCACGGATGGTAAAAGGTTTATAATTACCTTAAGTTACACATTTTTCTGATCTGTTAGCTTCTGTCAATGATTTGTGGGAATGAGACTGATAACATAAATATAGAATCATCATTACTTACCGTTATTGCAGCACGCTGCGGATCCAGCAACCGCAGCTGACGCGCTATTCTTTCCAGCGTCGTATTGTGACTTACCTTACCTGCCACCGCTCTCGCGGCAATGCGGTTTGATACCTGCAGCTTCATCCTATGATCCTCCGCCATGGTGATCACTATCTGTATTGGGTACTTCCCTATGGATGTCTCACCGTATTGCAATGCATTTTCGACCAGATTAAACAGGAGCATTTTGGGAATCCTATAAGCTCCGTCCGATATATTCTCCACTTGTAGCGAAATTGAATGTCCCTTTATAAATTCATACATACGTACCAATTTATCAACCATTTCCATCTCCCTCCTTAAGTCAAACCATGTATCATGATTATTCATATATACCTTGGCTATATTACCCAATATACCTACAGCGAGCAATGCATTTGCTGGTGATTTGCGGATCAATGCCCGGATGGTAGCCATACTATTTGTTATAAAATGAGGATTGAGATCTTTTGTCAGGGCAATTAATTCCCAATTTATGGATATATGTTCGATTTCGTTAAGCCGCTGCTGCGCTTCCCGATAGGCTAACCACTTATCAACACCAAACTGCCAGCTATACATAAAGAAAGCTACCAGTACGGGCGGAATGATTAAAAATATCACAGGCCAGAAATTTT
The window above is part of the Sphingobacterium sp. ML3W genome. Proteins encoded here:
- a CDS encoding histidine kinase encodes the protein MPARKQFMLTWLKNIVLSAAIVFALAYIFLIIPAAFQDWRDQLTAMGLTSIIYVVVRHLILPRLFIWSRYNAWLLMTFVMLLFLFFCSIPILISLSTGALKWTPEQWNIENFWPVIFLIIPPVLVAFFMYSWQFGVDKWLAYREAQQRLNEIEHISINWELIALTKDLNPHFITNSMATIRALIRKSPANALLAVGILGNIAKVYMNNHDTWFDLRREMEMVDKLVRMYEFIKGHSISLQVENISDGAYRIPKMLLFNLVENALQYGETSIGKYPIQIVITMAEDHRMKLQVSNRIAARAVAGKVSHNTTLERIARQLRLLDPQRAAITVSNDDSIFMLSVSFPQIIDRS